One window from the genome of Paraneptunicella aestuarii encodes:
- a CDS encoding sialate O-acetylesterase has product MTSSLFKLQNCHVTLSKSLLTFSIALLLSSCGGSGNTISNQPPPPPPPVQEITQYSHIFTYGQSLSRGALALPIISNAQPYGNMTFSEGVHARASAEGYALDAFMPLVEEEVGNQGETPTSGTLNYLVELIETEDNIPWDQQESAYIGSAPGRRGYPIDLLHKGSIYWTAMMEQVQAAKTLTEAEELSYRVAAITWTQGETDYANNTPRETYTQLFSQMSDDFVSDVTAITGQSEPPILITYQIAAHRRYEKDDFTIALSQKDVAAQKEQVYLATPMYHLEYGDDNLHLTAEGSLMLGKYYGLVAKKVLIDGTEWEPLQPETISWTPNAITIALHVPQGELTIDTETVSEAPNYGFDIWNAENTQILDVISSVSLNGSNITIQLSQEVPAGSRLTYARGRPEDPFVANRTEGPRGNIRDSQGDSYQYLGQDGITRRLDNYLVMFQVIKP; this is encoded by the coding sequence ATGACAAGTTCTTTATTTAAGCTGCAAAATTGTCACGTAACATTGAGCAAGTCACTACTCACATTCAGTATTGCATTATTGCTCAGTTCTTGTGGTGGTAGCGGAAACACTATTTCAAATCAGCCCCCACCGCCTCCCCCTCCGGTGCAGGAAATAACTCAATACTCACATATTTTTACTTACGGGCAATCTTTATCACGCGGAGCATTAGCTCTTCCCATCATTTCAAATGCCCAACCCTATGGGAACATGACATTTTCCGAAGGCGTGCATGCGAGAGCGAGTGCAGAAGGATATGCTTTAGATGCATTTATGCCACTTGTTGAAGAAGAAGTAGGTAATCAAGGTGAAACACCAACCTCGGGAACACTTAACTATCTCGTAGAACTGATAGAAACCGAAGATAACATTCCTTGGGATCAACAAGAATCGGCTTATATTGGCAGTGCGCCCGGAAGAAGAGGATACCCGATCGATTTATTACATAAGGGTTCTATTTACTGGACTGCTATGATGGAACAGGTTCAAGCAGCCAAAACCTTAACCGAAGCGGAGGAACTCAGCTACCGCGTTGCAGCAATAACATGGACACAAGGCGAAACGGACTACGCCAATAACACACCAAGAGAAACCTATACCCAGTTATTCTCTCAAATGAGCGACGATTTTGTCTCTGATGTCACAGCCATTACTGGACAAAGTGAGCCTCCCATTCTCATAACTTACCAGATTGCAGCCCACCGTAGATATGAGAAAGACGATTTTACGATCGCTTTGTCACAGAAAGACGTAGCAGCTCAAAAAGAACAGGTTTATCTCGCCACCCCCATGTACCACTTAGAGTATGGTGACGATAACCTGCACTTAACCGCGGAAGGCTCTTTAATGCTAGGAAAATACTATGGATTAGTAGCGAAAAAAGTTCTGATAGACGGAACCGAATGGGAACCACTGCAACCAGAAACCATAAGCTGGACACCTAACGCGATTACAATTGCTCTTCATGTACCTCAAGGCGAGTTAACTATTGATACGGAAACAGTATCCGAAGCCCCAAACTATGGTTTCGACATATGGAATGCAGAGAATACTCAAATACTTGATGTAATCTCCTCAGTGAGCCTTAACGGCAGTAATATCACCATACAACTTAGCCAGGAAGTACCTGCAGGTAGTCGTTTAACTTATGCTCGGGGGCGTCCAGAAGATCCTTTTGTTGCCAACCGAACAGAAGGCCCAAGAGGTAATATTCGTGACTCACAGGGAGATTCTTACCAATATTTGGGACAAGACGGTATCACCAGACGACTAGACAATTATCTAGTCATGTTCCAAGTCATTAAACCTTAA